One window from the genome of candidate division WOR-1 bacterium RIFOXYB2_FULL_36_35 encodes:
- a CDS encoding preprotein translocase subunit SecG, which yields MKVLLIGIQIISAIVVVVTVLMHSAKGEGLGGIGGAAKLFGTPKGLEQGLDKITTSAVIIFLVVSLVLGVIKL from the coding sequence ATGAAGGTTTTATTAATAGGAATTCAAATTATATCGGCGATAGTGGTTGTTGTCACTGTTTTGATGCATTCAGCGAAAGGGGAGGGGTTGGGAGGTATCGGAGGGGCTGCTAAATTGTTTGGAACGCCAAAAGGGCTAGAGCAAGGATTGGATAAGATTACAACATCAGCAGTTATTATTTTTCTAGTAGTCTCTTTAGTCTTAGGTGTTATTAAACTTTGA